A genomic region of Synechococcus sp. NOUM97013 contains the following coding sequences:
- a CDS encoding NAD(P)H-quinone oxidoreductase subunit 4: protein MDANLPLTAASDPGFPWLSLIVLLPAAAALVMPLLPGDDEKPSPIPRNLAFGVLLADLGLMLGVFSQHFDPLSSELQLVERVSWLPAIGLEWSLGADGLSAPLVVLSGLVTLLSVAASWNIERKSRLYFGLLLVQASAQGLVFLSQDFLLFFLAWELELVPVYLLIAIWGGKNRQYAATKFILYTALASLLILISGLALALSGDSFTLNLTELAQRSPGGTFGLLCYLGFLVGFGVKLPMFPLHTWLPDAHGEANAPVSMLLAGVLLKMGGYALLRFNVQMLPDAHLVLAPALIILGIVNIVYGALNAFAQDNVKRRIACSSVSHMGFVLLGIGAVDALGLSGAMLQMVSHGLIAAAMFFTTGVFYERTKTLSIPNMGGLAKALPITFAFFLASSLASLALPGMSGFISEITVFLGVTSQESFTTFFRVTTIVLAAIGLVLTPIYLLSMSRRVFFGPRIPALAFVQDMRPRELVIGLTLLVPTLVIGIWPRVAMDLYEASTDALASDLATHTVVAVRALLPLG, encoded by the coding sequence ATGGACGCCAACCTGCCGCTGACGGCTGCGTCCGACCCCGGCTTTCCCTGGCTTTCACTGATCGTGCTGCTCCCGGCAGCCGCGGCTCTGGTTATGCCGCTGTTGCCGGGTGACGACGAGAAGCCTTCGCCGATTCCACGCAACCTCGCCTTCGGCGTTTTGCTGGCAGACCTCGGCCTGATGCTGGGGGTGTTCAGCCAACACTTCGATCCACTCAGCAGCGAACTTCAACTGGTGGAGCGGGTCAGCTGGCTGCCGGCTATCGGCCTGGAGTGGTCTCTCGGCGCCGATGGGCTTTCAGCTCCTCTGGTGGTTCTGAGTGGACTGGTGACGCTGCTGTCCGTGGCCGCCAGCTGGAACATCGAGCGCAAATCACGGCTGTATTTCGGTCTGCTGCTGGTGCAGGCATCAGCCCAGGGTCTGGTGTTCCTATCGCAGGATTTTCTGCTCTTCTTCCTTGCCTGGGAACTGGAACTGGTGCCGGTTTACCTGCTTATTGCCATCTGGGGCGGAAAGAACCGCCAGTACGCAGCGACCAAATTCATCCTCTACACGGCCCTCGCCTCCCTGTTGATCCTCATCAGTGGCCTGGCGTTGGCCCTCTCGGGTGACTCATTCACCCTGAATCTGACCGAACTGGCCCAGCGCTCTCCGGGCGGGACCTTCGGTTTGCTTTGTTACCTCGGCTTCCTTGTGGGCTTTGGCGTGAAGCTGCCGATGTTCCCTCTTCACACCTGGCTGCCCGATGCCCATGGTGAAGCCAATGCGCCCGTATCAATGTTGCTGGCGGGCGTGCTGCTGAAGATGGGCGGCTACGCGCTGCTTCGTTTCAACGTTCAGATGCTGCCCGACGCACACCTGGTGTTGGCACCAGCCCTGATCATCCTCGGCATCGTGAACATCGTTTATGGCGCCCTGAATGCTTTTGCTCAGGACAACGTCAAACGGCGGATTGCCTGCAGTTCCGTCAGCCACATGGGCTTCGTGCTTCTGGGGATCGGCGCCGTGGATGCGCTCGGTCTGAGCGGCGCCATGCTCCAGATGGTCAGTCATGGCCTGATCGCGGCTGCGATGTTCTTCACCACAGGCGTGTTTTACGAACGCACCAAAACCCTGTCGATCCCCAACATGGGCGGTTTGGCCAAAGCGCTGCCGATCACGTTCGCCTTCTTCCTGGCGAGCTCCCTGGCTTCGCTCGCACTGCCCGGCATGAGCGGCTTCATCAGCGAGATCACCGTGTTCCTCGGTGTCACAAGCCAAGAAAGCTTCACAACCTTCTTCAGGGTGACCACCATCGTTCTGGCAGCGATCGGCCTCGTGCTCACACCGATCTACCTGCTCTCGATGAGCCGTCGCGTCTTCTTCGGACCCAGGATTCCGGCGCTTGCATTCGTGCAGGACATGCGCCCCCGTGAACTTGTGATCGGTCTGACCCTGCTCGTCCCCACCCTGGTGATCGGCATCTGGCCCCGCGTGGCCATGGACCTCTATGAAGCCTCGACCGATGCACTCGCATCGGATCTGGCCACCCACACGGTGGTGGCTGTGCGTGCCCTTCTTCCCCTCGGCTGA